In Lycium barbarum isolate Lr01 chromosome 9, ASM1917538v2, whole genome shotgun sequence, the DNA window aaagttacaaagTTCAACTAGAAAACACACTTAGAGAACTTTTCATACAACTTTCGAGTCTGAAGAGCTTTAAGGacaacacgtaaatgatctgcatgctctaccTCTGATCGAGAGtgtaccagaatatcatcgataaacatgaTCACTAACGGATCTAGGAAGGGCCGAACGAtgctgttcatcaaatccatgaatactgtcaGTGCATTACTCAACCCAAACAACATTACACAAAATTCAAAGTGACTGTATCTAGTTCTAAAAGCTATCTTCGGAATGactttctctctaactctcacctggtgataccctgatctcaaatctatctttgagaaccatttagcaccctgcaattggtcaaataaatcatcaatcctcaggagCGGATACATGttatttattgtcaccttattcaactgcctaaaatcaatacacattcgtaagaagctgtctttcttcttcacaaataaccctggtgctccccaaggtcaTGTACTGGGCAtgataaaacctttctcaagtaAGTCCTTAAATTGCTCCTTTAATTCCCTCAACTTAGTAGGtgtcatcctataaggaggaatagctattggctgagtatctggtaatacgtcaatagcaaagtcaatctctctctctctctagtagaagacctggaagctcctccgggaatacgtctggaaactcattaaccaccggaacagactgaagagtcggtggctttgcttctgtatcctgaactCAGAcgaaatgataaatacaacccttggcaatcatcttccttgccttgagataggaactAAACCTCCCTCTTGGCgatgctatattacccttccactctagaactgacTCTCCacggaactgaaatcgaaccatcttcgttctacaatcaacattagcataacaagaagctaaccaatccatactcataatgacatcaaagtctactatATCTAATTCAATTAAATCTTCCATAGTATGGCAATCACGGACTACAACTATCAATCTCTATGCACTcatctagctatcactggatcaccaataggtgtagacacctcaaaaggtttaatcgactcgggtttcaccctaaaaTGACCAGCAGTAAAAAGAGTAACATACGACAACGTAGAACATGGATCTTTTAGTGCATGCACATCATGGgaagaaactgataatatacctatagcAATATTAggtgaagactcaagatcttatcGACCAGCCAATACataaatgcggttctgaggaccacTCAAACTGGacgctccacctctacctctaccacgaccgaCTGGTGTCTAAGAAGCCTACCTAGGAGGGTGTACAAATGTCGAAGAACCAGCTATAGACCCTGTCGGCTGAACTACACCTCCTCCACCTCTCAAGGGATAATCTAGCATCATATGGCCTAGTTGATCACAAGTATaacaaccatctgaacccaagcAGCACTGCCTAACatgtaactttccacactgaaTACATCGCGGTAGGGATGGCCTCATCTGACTAAAACCACTCCTAATCTGGGAACTGGAAGCCCTGGAACTCTGTGCTGGTTCAAAATGAGTGGGTCTATTAAACTTGGGTCCTGGGAACTGTGAAGGCACACTAGCCACTAAATAGGCTAGACGCCTAAAGAACTACTGTCTCTGACCACTTTTGAACTCACTAGCAAATCCTGAGGATCTGGCTCTCTTACTctgacccctatcatgctcacgctcagcCCTCCGCTGCTGCTTACACTCCTTAAGATTATGAGCATGCTCTTCGGTgtgggaaatatccatacctgtctGAAGTGAGGCCTTCATGCAGTCATCAATCAAGTGTGttcccaatccactcacaaaccgatAAATACGATCTCCTATGTCAGCTACAacagctggagcatacctagcaaaTGAATTAAAATAAagactgtactcccgaacactcatcttcccctgtctaaggttcagaaACCCATCAGTTCGGGCCCGACGAATCTCTGGCGGAAAATAATGCCAAATAAAGGCATTTGTAAACTCCTGCCACACAAGTAGGGGTGCATTAGTCCCTCTAGAAGAaacccaagtctcataccaatgaacAACAACATCCTGTAGTTTATAGAAAGCTAACTATAcggactcagtgtctgaagcatgcatcacccgcaACGTTCTCAATATCCcatctataaaattctgcgggTCTTCATTTGGCTTTGATCCACAAAATTttggagggtctaaattaataaaatctcgaACCCTGGCGCTAAAATCCCTATCACCGTAACTCGTACCCTAACGCTGgacctgagcggctactaactgggtcaacaactAAATAGCCTCTCGCATCTTCTGGCGTGAGGCATCCAgtagaggaactgggggtgctagaGCCAGAGCTAGGGCTGGAGCTCCCTTGTGCTCATCTGGAGCgggcggagtatgagaggtctgagatggaacctcattttgggactcgccctcctcaaCATCTACTAGCATTACCTGTCCAATTCTACTACCCGCCATCgacttgcccttctaggccgctGAAGCTTTCCTCATCACgggcattactgaaatcacaacacatggTTAGGAAAAGAGAATCCTTATAACATGGCTTTATCACATGATCTACGATGAGAAATAAAGGgaattttcctaaatgtcctacagCCTCCTATGTATAAGTATGGTGGactgcacaccataaacaagactctgctagacacagctcgtagacagccttaggacgaactgctctgataccacttttgtcacgacccaaccgaagggccatgacgagcacctggacctaacctactgagcaccacaagacatacatgcatcacaatatcatacctgagtgggccatagAGCTAACTAATAGATATCCTGAACTGTAAGGgacccaaaagatatatatacgtCATCAAGTTGAACCCaaatatataagccgacaaggctatcaaaatatacTGATACAACAAAATATGGACCGAGTAGGTCataagacatctaactgtgcatatctgtctacgagcctctactggaatgcatAAGATagtaaggatgggacaggaccctgccatgcccatatgtacacaaatgaATCATACCAAGATGAACTGCAACTCCGGAATAAGTAGAGTGCTCCAATGCCCGCTGAACGACAACTTTCGGGGGTGGATCACCAAGctgtctatctgtacctgtgggcatgaaatgcagcacccccaaagaaaagggacgtcagtacgaacaatgtactgagtatgtaaggaatgaggGTATCATAAGAGACACATAAGAAAACATAGGGTaatgaatgcaacctgtatgtctgaactgcTTCTGAGAgtcaatgatatgcataaatattgtgcatgaatgcatgaggtcatacata includes these proteins:
- the LOC132611868 gene encoding uncharacterized protein LOC132611868, coding for MSVREYSLYFNSFARYAPAVVADIGDRIYRFVSGLGTHLIDDCMKASLQTGMDISHTEEHAHNLKECKQQRRAEREHDRGQSKRARSSGFASEFKSAQSSRASSSQIRSGFSQMRPSLPRCIQCGKLHVRQCCLGSDGCYTCDQLGHMMLDYPLRGGGGVVQPTGSIAGSSTFVHPPR